DNA from Pseudomonas putida:
TGTACCTTGCGAATCTGATCGATGAGACCCACTATCTCTTGATCCGGATGGAGCCACATGAAGATGCGAAGGTTAGACCGCTGCGGGTGAAGCATCTCAACAAACTCCTGCGCTATAAGCGCCGCGCCAAGGGCGGAAGCCTTTCGCACAATTGAACCTATCCATACAGCCCTGGCTTTCGCCGGGGCTTTTTCATTTGCGCTCCCCGCAACGGGAGGAATCGAGATGGCCCATATGCCCGAGAAAGACCCCGGCCTTTGGGCCGCCCTCATTGCCTGGGTGATTGCCCACCAGCCCCAGCTAGGAGCTGCTGGGTTGTCAGTTGCCATCGCGGTGTTTCGCGTTATGTATGGCGGAGGCAACCGCCGACAGATGCTGCTGGAAGGTGCGCTCTGCGGGCTCATCACCCTGGCCCTTGTGCCGTTGCTGGAATGGATGGGCTTGCCGCAGGGCATGGCCACCTTCGCCGGTGGTGCTGTCGGCTTCATGGGCGTGGAGAAGCTTCGCGGCTACTCCGACCTGTTCTTATCTCGCAAAGCGCAAGGATGACCCGATGATCACGCTGACTGACATCAACCGCCGCCAGCACTACTTGGCCCCGGCTGCCATTGCCCGCGTGCAAGAGGCCGGCACCAGCTCGCAGTGGCACGGCATCTGCGCCGTCGTCCATACGTTCGACGGCCAGGTGATCGAAGTGCGCGAGCGGGCTTCTGATATCGCACGCGAGATTGGTATGCGTAAGGAGGCCCAATGAAGACCGAGCTGACTGACCAAGAGGCCAAGGTAGCTCTGCTGCTGGCTGACGCCTGGGACGAATACCTGAAGCTGCCGATCGAGCACCCGCTTGAGCAGCAAGAGTTCTGCATGGCCATCCACCAGGCGCAGGACAAGGTCCTGGCTCGGTGTGGCCGACGCGCCTTCAATCGCCCGCGGAAGCGCTAATCATGGCCAGGCTGAAGACGCTCGGTTCCCGGATCAAGGAGAACGCAGGCTCTCGGGTCAAGTT
Protein-coding regions in this window:
- a CDS encoding phage holin, lambda family: MAHMPEKDPGLWAALIAWVIAHQPQLGAAGLSVAIAVFRVMYGGGNRRQMLLEGALCGLITLALVPLLEWMGLPQGMATFAGGAVGFMGVEKLRGYSDLFLSRKAQG